The Littorina saxatilis isolate snail1 linkage group LG13, US_GU_Lsax_2.0, whole genome shotgun sequence genome contains a region encoding:
- the LOC138946107 gene encoding G-protein coupled receptor 35-like — MGSLGIQGHYSMLAIFSLVVTSMSSVTTTTTTAVNIAISYNYNDTSTLVAIDNNDTATDSNCTKDEHIGYLMARFGILPLAFLGILGNIAAFWIWHAETNYNATTFLFKYLALCDIMYLSFNVTFVFLMDVPCCYWYHAFVTHTRNFSQTVSVHTTLIVAISRWMAVCMPLRVHRFLTQRYVIDVCVILAAWCFVIETVEALRKNALPPHIDSSQNRALLASHEVFGYIVPWTLLLLFSLHLIWMTKRRLRESHFLQHDASLSTRPEDSTDVRLRRLTLTVLCVAFSSFLAYPIGVIVEMVSMFQFYRTCEGHVYYDTLATLGGLLQVINAGINVVFYWAFISRFRELLAHRLPRCVKGGDDSEDDNYTTEFSAQYSTTA, encoded by the exons ATGGGTTCGCTTGGGATCCAAGGACACTACTCCATGCTCGCCATATTCAGTCTCGTCGTCACCTCCATGTCATCAGtgacgaccaccaccaccaccgccgtcAACATCGCCATCTCCtacaactacaacgacaccaGCACTCTGGTAGCCATTGACAACAACGACACAGCTACAGACTCCAACTGCACCAAAGATGAGCACATCGGATACCTCATGGCCAGGTTCGGTATCCTCCCCTTGGCCTTCTTGGGAATTCTGGGTAATATAGCCGCGTTCTGGATCTGGCACGCTGAGACCAACTACAACGCCACGACGTTTCTGTTCAAGTACCTGGCGCTGTGCGATATCATGTACCTATCCTTCAACGTCACCTTTGTGTTCCTCATGGACGTGCCGTGCTGTTATTGGTACCACGCCTTCGTCACGCACACACGGAACTTCTCCCAGACCGTGTCTGTCCACACTACCCTCATCGTCGCCATCAGTCGCTGGATGGCAGTCTGCATGCCGCTCAGGGTCCACCGCTTCCTCACGCAGCGTTACGTCATCGACGTCTGCGTCATTCTGGCCGCGTGGTGCTTCGTCATCGAGACGGTGGAGGCTCTGCGAAAGAACGCACTGCCGCCTCACATCGACTCGTCCCAGAACCGCGCCCTGCTGGCGAGTCACGAGGTGTTTGGCTACATCGTGCCCTGGACGCTGCTCCTACTCTTCAGTCTGCACCTGATCTGGATGACCAAGCGGCGGCTCC GAGAGTCGCACTTCCTGCAGCACGACGCCTCCCTCTCCACCCGACCCGAGGACTCGACCGACGTGCGTCTCCGTCGTCTGACCTTGACCGTGCTGTGCGTGGCCTTCAGCAGCTTCCTGGCCTACCCGATCGGCGTCATCGTggagatggtatccatgttccagTTCTACAGGACGTGCGAGGGTCACGTGTACTACGACACCCTGGCCACGCTGGGCGGCCTGCTGCAGGTCATCAACGCCGGCATCAACGTCGTCTTCTACTGGGCCTTCATCTCCAGGTTCCGGGAGCTGCTGGCACACCGGTTGCCGCGGTGTGTCAAGGGTGGTGACGACAGCGAGGATGATAATTACACCACGGAGTTCTCAGCGCAGTACTCCACCACGGCGTGA